The Euphorbia lathyris chromosome 3, ddEupLath1.1, whole genome shotgun sequence genome contains a region encoding:
- the LOC136223731 gene encoding large ribosomal subunit protein eL38z/eL38y-like: protein MPFTLDEFVQAFHDYSKQIHEIKDFLLTARRKDACSVKIKRCKDVVKFKFRSSKYLYTLCVFDSKKADKLKQSLPPPGLTVQDL from the exons ATGCCTTTTACTCTTGATGAGTTTGTTCAAGCTTTCCATGACTAT TCCAAGCAAATTCATGAGATCAAGGATTTCCTTTTAACTGCAAGAAGGAAAGATGCATGCTCTGTGAAGATCAAGAGGTGCAAAGATGTTGTGAAATTCAAATTCCGCTCCTCCAAGTACCTATACACCCTTTGCGTATTCGACTCTAAGAAGGCAGACAAATTGAAACAATCTCTCCCTCCTCCAGGTTTAACTGTTCAAGATCTATGA